A single Lolium perenne isolate Kyuss_39 chromosome 6, Kyuss_2.0, whole genome shotgun sequence DNA region contains:
- the LOC139832091 gene encoding uncharacterized protein — translation MDQKGRGRGRGGGGGAGGRGGGDNSLTNLLAAGRKKLQQFRKKKEKKGPGKKAKADADEGASSVVGANGEEPAPEPKSPVGLKFLAREAPFEEATRVQEEQCNGEGPATVEPSAAENAEVAADWIQ, via the exons ATGGATCAGAAGGGCCGTGGCCGCggccggggcggcggcggcggagcgggAGGTCGCGGGGGCGGGGACAATAGCCTCACCAATCTCCTCGCTGCCGGGCGCAAGAAG CTGCAGCAGttcaggaagaagaaggagaagaagggccccgGGAAGAAGGCAAAAGCCGACGCAGACGAGGGCGCGTCGTCGGTAGTGGGTGCCAACGGCGAGGAACCCGCGCCAGAGCCCAAGTCTCCGGTCGGGCTGAAGTTCCTAGCCCGGGAGGCGCCATTCGAG GAAGCAACAAGGGTGCAGGAGGAGCAATGCAATGGAGAAGGGCCTGCTACTGTGGAGCCAAGTGCTGCAGAGAATGCTGAGGTAGCAGCGGACTGGATCCAATGA